The Parashewanella spongiae genome has a window encoding:
- a CDS encoding WD40/YVTN/BNR-like repeat-containing protein translates to MYLQSLCKTVCFGLSLLFYTVSFYSSANTQIQPKAVSALITDIAQAGHKLIAVGERGHIFYLDESWKQVASPTSTNLTNVFFLNSVKGWAVGHDATILQTSDGGKTWSIAFESSEIEKPFLDILFFNEMEGVAVGAYGLFYRTVDGGNTWSEEFHEELLLDDDKAYLEDLKTNDPEGYKIEKASLLPHFNKILKTTDGRTILIGELGLVSISSNKGHFFTKTEFPYEGSMFTGIETQNGFIFSGLRGNVFKTDKILNGWHKLKTPIDSSIFGSVIINNETFLVGNSGAVLRVKNDRSIVIVKQLKGQNILAIAQNENGHVWLGGTQGLQLLDLNKQQ, encoded by the coding sequence ATGTATTTACAATCGTTGTGCAAAACAGTTTGTTTTGGCTTGAGTTTGTTGTTTTATACAGTGAGTTTTTATTCTTCTGCTAATACTCAAATTCAACCCAAAGCAGTCTCTGCACTTATTACCGATATTGCTCAAGCTGGACACAAGTTAATTGCTGTTGGTGAGCGTGGTCATATTTTCTATCTAGATGAATCGTGGAAGCAGGTTGCCAGTCCAACTTCTACAAATTTAACCAACGTGTTTTTTTTGAACAGCGTAAAGGGATGGGCTGTAGGGCATGATGCAACCATTTTACAAACCTCTGACGGAGGGAAGACTTGGAGTATCGCTTTTGAGTCTTCTGAGATTGAAAAACCATTTTTAGATATATTATTTTTTAATGAAATGGAAGGGGTTGCGGTAGGAGCTTACGGACTTTTTTATCGGACTGTTGATGGTGGAAATACTTGGAGTGAAGAATTTCATGAAGAGTTGTTACTTGATGATGATAAAGCGTATTTAGAGGATTTAAAGACAAACGATCCTGAAGGTTACAAAATTGAAAAAGCATCTTTACTGCCACACTTTAACAAGATTTTAAAAACAACAGATGGACGTACCATTTTAATCGGAGAGTTAGGCTTAGTTTCTATATCATCGAATAAAGGACATTTTTTTACTAAAACGGAATTCCCTTATGAAGGCTCAATGTTTACTGGCATTGAAACACAAAACGGGTTTATTTTTTCAGGACTTAGAGGAAATGTTTTTAAAACGGATAAAATATTAAATGGATGGCATAAGCTTAAAACGCCTATAGACTCGAGTATTTTTGGAAGCGTGATAATAAATAATGAAACTTTTTTAGTTGGTAACTCAGGTGCAGTGCTTAGAGTCAAAAATGACCGGAGTATTGTTATTGTTAAGCAACTGAAAGGACAGAATATATTGGCTATTGCTCAAAATGAAAATGGACATGTATGGCTTGGTGGCACACAAGGTTTGCAACTTTTAGATTTAAATAAACAACAATAA
- the pepN gene encoding aminopeptidase N: protein MSQLQAKYLKDYSAPDFTIDHIQLNFDLNEPYTYVTAISQVVKKNKEATRLELDGNSLELVSVKINNNAVEHQILNEKLIIQTILDSFELEIITKLEPGKNTSLEGLYLSDGAYCTQCEAEGFRCITYYLDRPDVLAKFDVRIEADKEDFPFLLSNGNLLDKGELNNGRHFASWQDPYPKPSYLFALVAGDFDQLKDSFTTRSAREVELQVFVDKGNLNKANHAMASLKKSMEWDETRFNLEYDLDIYMIVAVDFFNMGAMENKGLNVFNTKYVLADTESATDQDFHGIESVIGHEYFHNWTGNRVTCRDWFQLSLKEGLTVFRDQEFSSDVGSRAVNRIHAIKVVRNQQFAEDAGPMAHPIRPESVIEMNNFYTVTVYDKGAEVIRMMHTLLGETKFQKGMELYFKRHDGQAVTCDDFVSAMETASGVDLRQFRLWYSQAGTPIVTVSEEYNEQTRVYKLVLSQNRPTVAGNNTEAMHIPFDIELIDSKGNSLFSDVLSFTEQQQIFTFEGIDSQPTASLLQNFSAPVKIDYEYTADHLAHLMRYATNEVARWEASVSLFSKTVWGCVAALENGQAMQVGSLVQDAFRGLILDPMLDPALIAEVMNLPSVSELIEQVSTVDLDKLLLARQFTVDELGVACEDELNARYHDLKDQDTVQARALKNACLYWLSRVGEQYEALIEFQFMHADNMTDSLAALKAASNGEVRCYEVLMARFEEKWNKTPLVMDKWFMLQAVDKSEKVIDSLKALTEHAAFSYQNPNRVRSLLGTFAAANIEQFHRADGRGYEFITETLKLLNGVNPQVAARIITPLIQFSKFDELRQAKIKHCLQGLLDLPNLSKDLYEKVSRALS, encoded by the coding sequence ATGTCACAGCTACAAGCAAAATATCTAAAAGACTATAGTGCACCAGATTTCACTATAGATCATATTCAACTTAACTTTGATCTAAATGAACCCTACACATATGTGACAGCCATCAGCCAAGTAGTTAAAAAAAATAAAGAAGCTACTCGCTTAGAACTTGATGGTAATTCATTAGAGTTAGTATCGGTTAAAATTAATAACAATGCAGTTGAACACCAAATATTAAATGAAAAACTCATCATCCAGACAATTCTTGATAGCTTTGAATTAGAGATAATTACCAAGCTTGAACCAGGAAAAAATACTTCATTAGAAGGGCTTTACTTGTCTGATGGTGCCTATTGCACCCAATGTGAAGCAGAAGGCTTCCGTTGTATTACATATTACCTTGATCGTCCGGATGTGCTTGCAAAGTTCGATGTACGTATTGAAGCCGATAAAGAAGATTTCCCGTTCTTACTTAGTAACGGAAATTTATTAGATAAAGGTGAATTAAACAACGGACGTCATTTTGCATCATGGCAAGACCCTTATCCAAAACCAAGTTATTTATTTGCATTAGTCGCAGGCGACTTTGATCAACTAAAAGACTCTTTTACAACGCGATCTGCGCGTGAAGTTGAACTTCAGGTATTTGTAGATAAAGGAAACCTTAATAAAGCTAATCATGCAATGGCTTCACTTAAAAAGTCTATGGAATGGGATGAAACCCGTTTTAATCTTGAATACGATCTTGATATTTATATGATCGTCGCCGTTGATTTTTTCAATATGGGTGCAATGGAAAACAAAGGGTTAAATGTTTTCAATACAAAATATGTACTTGCAGATACAGAAAGTGCGACAGATCAAGATTTTCATGGCATTGAATCAGTTATTGGTCATGAATACTTTCACAATTGGACTGGTAACAGAGTAACTTGTCGTGATTGGTTTCAACTAAGCCTCAAAGAAGGATTAACAGTATTTAGAGATCAAGAGTTTAGCTCTGACGTTGGTTCAAGAGCGGTTAATCGTATCCATGCGATTAAAGTTGTTCGTAACCAACAGTTTGCTGAAGATGCTGGGCCAATGGCACACCCAATTCGGCCTGAATCTGTTATTGAGATGAATAATTTTTATACTGTTACGGTATACGATAAAGGTGCTGAAGTCATTCGTATGATGCACACGCTGCTTGGCGAAACTAAGTTTCAGAAGGGCATGGAGTTGTATTTTAAACGGCACGATGGCCAAGCGGTCACTTGTGATGATTTTGTAAGTGCAATGGAAACCGCGAGCGGCGTTGATTTACGACAATTTCGATTATGGTATAGCCAAGCTGGTACACCTATAGTCACTGTCAGTGAAGAATATAACGAGCAGACTCGAGTATACAAACTAGTGTTATCTCAAAACAGGCCTACTGTTGCCGGCAATAATACTGAAGCCATGCATATTCCTTTTGATATTGAACTTATAGATTCGAAAGGTAATAGTTTGTTTTCTGACGTGCTAAGTTTCACAGAACAACAACAGATTTTTACCTTTGAAGGTATTGACAGTCAACCTACGGCATCTTTATTACAAAACTTTTCAGCTCCTGTAAAAATTGACTATGAGTATACAGCCGATCATTTAGCACATTTGATGCGTTATGCGACAAATGAAGTTGCTCGATGGGAAGCATCGGTGAGTTTATTCAGCAAAACAGTATGGGGTTGTGTTGCGGCACTAGAAAACGGTCAAGCGATGCAGGTCGGTTCATTAGTCCAAGATGCATTCCGTGGTTTAATACTTGATCCTATGCTTGATCCTGCTTTAATTGCTGAAGTTATGAATCTACCTTCAGTAAGTGAATTAATTGAACAAGTAAGTACAGTCGATTTAGATAAGCTATTGCTTGCCCGCCAATTTACAGTTGATGAACTTGGGGTTGCCTGTGAAGATGAGTTAAATGCGAGATATCACGATTTAAAAGATCAAGATACAGTACAAGCAAGAGCACTCAAGAATGCGTGTTTGTATTGGCTGAGTCGAGTCGGTGAGCAATACGAAGCACTTATTGAATTCCAGTTTATGCATGCTGATAACATGACAGATTCTCTAGCGGCACTTAAAGCAGCAAGTAATGGTGAAGTACGCTGTTATGAAGTCTTAATGGCTCGCTTTGAAGAAAAGTGGAACAAAACTCCATTAGTAATGGACAAGTGGTTTATGCTGCAAGCTGTGGATAAATCCGAAAAGGTAATTGATAGCCTTAAAGCATTAACAGAGCATGCTGCTTTCAGTTACCAAAATCCAAATAGAGTTCGGTCATTACTTGGGACTTTTGCCGCCGCTAACATTGAACAGTTTCATAGAGCTGATGGTAGAGGTTATGAGTTTATCACCGAAACCTTGAAGTTGTTGAATGGTGTGAACCCACAAGTGGCGGCACGCATTATCACACCACTCATTCAATTTTCTAAGTTTGACGAGTTGAGACAAGCGAAAATAAAACACTGCTTACAAGGGTTGTTAGATTTACCTAATCTGTCAAAAGATTTGTATGAAAAAGTATCACGAGCTTTAAGCTGA
- a CDS encoding DUF2835 domain-containing protein, giving the protein MEFYFSLSITSQEFLRFYKGNADRVEVIDVHGRCLHIHARHFLPFLSESGIRGQFQLTLDNQNNFKSLKPI; this is encoded by the coding sequence ATGGAATTTTATTTTTCTTTATCAATAACTTCTCAGGAGTTTCTACGTTTTTATAAAGGAAATGCTGATCGCGTAGAAGTTATTGATGTTCATGGGCGTTGCCTTCATATTCATGCACGACATTTTTTACCATTTTTAAGTGAATCGGGTATAAGAGGGCAGTTTCAATTAACTCTTGATAATCAAAATAATTTTAAATCTCTAAAACCTATTTAG
- a CDS encoding DUF1329 domain-containing protein, giving the protein MKKMTLLSAAIVLAITAPIASAKISQADANKLGESLTPLGGEVAGNADGTIPKWTGGITKPVAGYKNGMHHPDPFPNDKVLFTITNGNKAQYKEYLTPGLLALFNLYPDTFKMNVYQTRRSAAAPQYVYDATKSNATKAELVAEGNGVSGAVIGVPFPMPKNGLEAVWNHILRFRGVDVETSRSQAAPTSGGSYTLVETSEQIRFEYTRPEMTLDKLQKDNTLFFFKQVVTQPARLAGTALLVKETMDQEKLPRQAWTYNTGQRRVRKAPNVAFDTPGSVSDGLRTTDDFDMFNGSPVRYNWELIGKKEIYIPYNDYRLHSDKIEYDQILTPGHIDPQYVRWEKHRVWEVKATLKPGTSHLYKTRVFYIDEDSWQISAADLYDNRDQLYRVAVAHGLNYYEVPTQWSTLEVFHDLQSRRYIAMGLDNEGQMYNFDAKLNDSDFTPSALRRSGIR; this is encoded by the coding sequence ATGAAAAAGATGACTCTATTGTCTGCAGCTATAGTATTGGCTATTACAGCTCCAATTGCATCCGCGAAGATTTCTCAAGCTGATGCGAATAAATTGGGGGAAAGCTTGACGCCTCTTGGTGGTGAAGTAGCTGGGAATGCAGACGGCACAATTCCAAAGTGGACAGGTGGAATCACAAAACCAGTCGCTGGTTATAAAAATGGTATGCACCATCCAGATCCGTTTCCAAATGACAAAGTATTATTCACTATAACCAATGGCAATAAAGCACAATATAAGGAGTATTTAACTCCTGGTTTGTTAGCTTTGTTTAATTTGTATCCTGATACTTTTAAGATGAATGTTTATCAAACAAGACGTAGTGCTGCTGCACCGCAATATGTTTATGATGCAACAAAATCAAATGCAACCAAAGCCGAGTTAGTTGCAGAGGGTAATGGTGTTTCTGGGGCTGTCATTGGCGTGCCTTTTCCTATGCCTAAAAATGGCTTAGAAGCTGTGTGGAACCATATATTACGATTCCGTGGCGTAGACGTCGAAACGTCTCGTAGCCAAGCTGCACCAACTTCAGGTGGTTCATATACACTAGTTGAAACCAGTGAGCAAATACGCTTTGAATATACACGACCTGAAATGACGTTGGACAAGTTACAAAAAGACAATACATTATTTTTCTTCAAACAAGTTGTTACCCAGCCTGCTCGTTTAGCTGGTACTGCGTTGCTCGTCAAAGAAACCATGGATCAAGAAAAACTCCCACGTCAAGCTTGGACTTATAACACAGGACAGCGTCGCGTACGTAAAGCACCAAATGTGGCTTTTGATACCCCAGGCTCAGTATCTGATGGTCTCAGAACGACTGATGATTTTGATATGTTCAATGGTTCACCAGTTCGTTATAACTGGGAATTAATTGGCAAAAAGGAAATCTATATTCCTTACAACGATTATCGTCTGCATTCTGACAAAATTGAATATGACCAAATTTTAACTCCAGGCCATATTGATCCTCAATATGTACGCTGGGAAAAACATCGTGTTTGGGAAGTGAAAGCGACTCTAAAACCGGGTACAAGCCATCTATATAAAACTCGTGTGTTCTATATCGATGAAGATTCTTGGCAGATTTCTGCAGCGGATTTATATGATAATCGTGATCAATTATATCGTGTGGCAGTAGCGCATGGTTTGAACTATTACGAAGTGCCTACACAGTGGAGTACACTTGAAGTATTTCATGATCTTCAATCCCGTCGTTATATTGCGATGGGTTTAGATAATGAAGGTCAAATGTATAACTTTGATGCGAAGTTGAATGATTCTGACTTCACGCCTTCTGCTTTACGTCGTAGTGGTATTCGATAG
- a CDS encoding DUF1302 domain-containing protein has product MNKFQHSFNRSAIALGVASAISLGMMSTANAASFNWGEVKGTFDSTFTVGASWRVSDRDWKDQIGKVNHPRFDFANYTALGNTIYPNTEIWQQEGSYSSNNDLSNLLYAKGDTTSEIFKGLHELSLEYKNYGVFVRGSYFYDRKLIDGDFGYTNQLTGKQFDACEDKKASEVQCKDIRLLDAFVYGNFDFNDGANPLTVRVGNQVVSWGESTLIPHGIGIINPVDLNVLNQPGAELKEAFRPQGMIWASLGLTDELTVEAFYQYDWQPIWIPTPGSIFGTNDFVGYGGYLNNAQLGFNSNPDINLDFLISEYNKIGGLVPDLPLNQLPAEIQARMIQLALAYPTKTTLVEDQAKASDDGQYGLKLSYYAPELGETEFGLYFINYHSRRPLISGTTADFSTSSLLADLRVIGENAGSVDRDTLLNLNSFSKAQVVFPEDIKLYGFSFNTLVGDTSVAGEISYREDEPLQIDDVELLFAAMPQQLANAGIRPDLDGISQYTSAVSNVGLGEYAEGFVRSDTTQAQFTLTHSFGRAWGMDNLIALAEVGGVWIHDMPDPDVLRLNGPGTARSGGNPEKAGVIQALHDGPETNPFPTDFAWGYRLVTKADFNNVFSGVNMSPRIIFSHDVKGITPDPMFLFTEGSKSLAIGVKFDYQSKWGADISYNSFFGGVGTTNAKADRDYVSFNIKYSI; this is encoded by the coding sequence ATGAACAAGTTTCAGCATAGTTTTAATCGGTCGGCGATTGCTTTGGGGGTAGCGTCGGCAATATCTCTAGGAATGATGTCTACAGCAAATGCAGCGTCTTTTAATTGGGGTGAGGTCAAAGGTACTTTCGATTCAACTTTCACCGTTGGTGCTAGCTGGCGCGTATCGGACAGAGATTGGAAAGATCAAATTGGTAAGGTTAATCACCCACGCTTTGATTTTGCTAACTACACAGCTTTAGGTAATACAATTTATCCTAATACTGAAATTTGGCAGCAAGAAGGTTCTTATTCGAGTAATAATGATTTAAGTAATCTTCTTTATGCTAAAGGTGATACCACTTCTGAAATCTTTAAAGGTTTGCATGAGTTATCCCTAGAGTATAAGAACTATGGTGTATTTGTTCGTGGTTCATATTTTTATGACCGTAAACTGATCGATGGTGATTTTGGCTATACAAATCAACTAACAGGTAAGCAGTTTGATGCCTGTGAAGATAAAAAGGCCTCTGAGGTTCAGTGTAAAGATATCCGTTTACTTGATGCTTTTGTTTACGGAAATTTTGATTTTAATGATGGTGCTAACCCGCTGACTGTGCGTGTTGGTAATCAAGTAGTATCTTGGGGGGAAAGCACCTTAATTCCCCATGGCATTGGTATCATTAACCCAGTTGATTTAAATGTATTAAACCAACCTGGTGCTGAGCTTAAAGAAGCATTCCGTCCTCAGGGAATGATTTGGGCCTCATTAGGTTTGACCGATGAGCTTACTGTCGAAGCATTTTATCAATATGATTGGCAACCCATTTGGATTCCTACGCCGGGATCAATTTTTGGCACTAATGACTTTGTTGGTTATGGTGGCTATTTAAATAATGCTCAGCTTGGCTTCAATTCTAATCCGGATATTAATCTTGATTTCTTGATTTCTGAATACAACAAAATTGGTGGTTTAGTTCCTGATTTACCTCTTAATCAACTTCCAGCCGAAATCCAAGCTCGAATGATCCAGTTAGCTCTGGCTTACCCAACTAAGACGACCTTGGTTGAAGATCAAGCTAAAGCTTCTGATGATGGACAATATGGTTTAAAGCTCAGTTACTATGCGCCAGAACTTGGTGAAACAGAGTTCGGTTTATACTTCATTAACTACCATAGCCGTCGGCCTTTAATCAGCGGAACTACGGCTGATTTCTCAACCAGTTCTTTGTTGGCTGATCTTCGAGTCATTGGTGAAAACGCTGGCTCGGTTGATCGTGATACTTTATTAAACCTCAACAGCTTCTCTAAAGCACAAGTTGTTTTCCCAGAAGACATCAAGCTTTATGGTTTTAGTTTTAATACTTTAGTCGGTGATACATCGGTTGCTGGCGAAATCAGTTATCGTGAAGATGAACCTTTACAAATTGATGATGTTGAACTGCTGTTTGCAGCAATGCCACAACAGTTAGCTAACGCTGGTATTCGTCCTGACTTAGATGGCATTTCTCAATACACCTCAGCAGTAAGTAATGTAGGTCTAGGTGAATACGCAGAAGGCTTTGTTCGAAGTGATACAACTCAAGCGCAATTTACACTTACTCATTCATTTGGTCGTGCATGGGGCATGGATAACCTAATAGCTTTGGCTGAGGTTGGTGGTGTATGGATACATGACATGCCCGATCCTGACGTGTTGCGTTTAAATGGTCCGGGTACGGCACGTTCTGGTGGTAACCCAGAAAAAGCAGGCGTAATACAAGCCTTGCATGATGGGCCTGAAACTAATCCATTCCCAACTGATTTTGCTTGGGGATACCGTCTTGTTACAAAAGCCGATTTTAATAATGTTTTTTCTGGCGTGAATATGTCACCACGGATCATTTTCTCCCATGATGTTAAAGGTATCACGCCTGATCCTATGTTCTTATTCACTGAAGGCAGTAAATCGCTCGCTATTGGTGTGAAGTTTGATTATCAAAGCAAGTGGGGAGCAGATATCTCATACAACAGTTTCTTTGGTGGTGTAGGTACTACCAATGCTAAAGCTGATCGTGATTACGTATCTTTCAACATTAAGTATTCGATTTAA